A stretch of DNA from Agrobacterium cucumeris:
GACCGTCACCATTCTGGCGAACTTCGCTTCGATGGCTTTCGGCCCGACACCACCGGTGATCGTTTATGCCCCGCTTCTTCCGCTGACCTTGCTTGTCTTCAGCGGGCTCTACATGTTCTTCCTGCCTTATCTGGGAAAGCCGCTCTCCCCCTCAAAGGAGTAGGCAGACGGGCGACGAGGCGCTGTATGCCTCACACATCAGGAGCATCGCGGCGGTTTTGAAGAGCGACGCTTCATCGATGCCTGAAAATATTTGAGCCCCGGGACGACGCCCCGGGGCTGATTTTTAAAAGCGGCCAGCCGAAACGGCCTTGTCTTTAGTGGTTGTCGCGCGGCAGGCCCTTGGTCTGGGCGATACGCTGATACTTGACCGCCGGCTCCAGAACCGCGCCGGTTTCCATCTGGCTGACGATACCGCGCTGGATTTCCTGCCATGGCGTCTGGTGGTCCGGGAACTTGTAACCGCCCTCAGCCGACAGCGCCTCGTAACGCTTGGCCAGCTCTTCACCTGAAATCAGGATATCCGCCTTGCCGCGACCCACATCGATGCGGACGCGGTCGCCGGTCTGCAGGATGGCGAGACCGCCGCCGGCCGCCGCTTCCGGGGAAGCGTTGAGGATGGACGGGCTGCCCGAGGTACCGGACTGACGGCCATCGCCGATGCAGGGCAGCGAACTGACGCCTTGCTTCAGAAGATAATCCGGTGCGCGCATGTTCACCACTTCCGCTGCACCCGGATAACCGATCGGGCCAGCACCGCGCATGAAGAGCACGGTGCTGGCGTCGATGCCGAGCGACGGATCGTCGATGCGGTGATGGTAATCTTCCGGACCATCGAACACCACGGCGCGGCCTTCGAAGGCCTCCGGATCATCAGGGTTGGACAGATAACGATTGCGGAATTCTTCCGAGATCACACTCGTCTTCATGATGGCGGAGGAGAAGAGATTGCCGCGCAGAACGCGGAAGCCGGCGCGCTCCTTGAGCGGCTGCTCATAGGGGCGGATGACTTTCTCGTCTTCAATGATCGCGCCACGGCAATTGTCGCCGATGGTCTTGCCGTTGACGGTCATGGCGTCTTCCATGATCAGTCCCTGGGTCATCAGCTGGTTGACGACTGCTGGCACGCCGCCGGCATGATAATAATCCTCGCCGAGATATTCACCGGCCGGCTGCAGGTTGACGAGCAGCGGCACGTCTTCACCATAGGTCTGCCAGTCATCCACCGTCAGCTCGACGCCGACATGGCGGGCAAGGCCGTTGAGGTGGATCGGCGCGTTGGTGGAGCCGCCGATGGCGGAATTGACGCGGATGGCGTTGATGAAGGCATCCTTGGTCATGATGTCTGATGGCTTCAGGTCTTCCTTGACCATTTCAACGATGCGCAGGCCGGTGAGGTAGGAAACTTCCTGACGGTCACGGTAAGGGGCCGGGATGGCGGCGGAGCCGGGAAGCTGCATGCCGAGCGCTTCGGCAAGCGAGTTCATGGTCGTTGCCGTGCCCATGGTGTTGCAATAGCCGGTGGACGGCGCCGACGAGGCGACGAGCTTGACGAAGCCCTGATAGTCGATCTCACCCTTGGCCAGCAATTCGCGTGCCTTCCAGACGATCGTGCCGGAGCCGGTGCGTTCACCACGGAACCAGCCGTTCAGCATGGGGCCGACGGAAAGGGCGATGGCCGGAATGTTGACGGTGGCCGCCGCCATAAGACAGGCAGGCGTGGTCTTGTCACAGCCAATGGTCAGCACGACGCCATCGAGCGGATAGCCATAAAGCACTTCCACGAGGCCGAGGTAAGCCAGGTTGCGGTCGAGGCCGGCCGTCGGGCGCTTACCGGTTTCCTGGATCGGATGCACCGGGAATTCAATCGCGATGCCGCCGGCTTCGCGGATGCCTTCACGCAGGCGGTTTGCCAGTTCCAGATGGTGACGGTTGCAGGGCGAAAGGTCCGAACCGGTCTGGGCAATGCCGATGATCGGGCGATCGGACTGAAGCTCGGCCTGGCTCAGACCGAAGTTCATGTAACGCTCGAGATAAAGTGCCGTCATATCCGCATTGGCGGGGTTGTCGAACCACGCGCGCGAACGAAGCTTGCCTAGGGTTGCAGGCAGATTGTCGGATTTGGTCATGATGCAGGTCTCCAGCCGGAAGTGGCCAACGGTAAAATATTACGAAATGCGACAAGCTTATGTTGTGCGCAAGGAAAATGGAATCAGCTTTCGGAGTTCACGCATAACCGACAGAGCCGGTCCAGACGAGTGGATCGGCACCGTTCTTCGGCTTTAGCCGAACATTTTTCGGTGCTTACGATGATACCGGCTATCTGCAACGGTCTCTCCCTCCCTGCCCTGTCGGATGGCGGCTAGTCTCTCGCGCCGCACTCCGCATCAAGCCAATCTACTTATTTGTATTACTATTAGATGTCGTCTTAGCCTGTCAAGCCGCATCTAGGCCAGTTTCCGGTAGGTTTTCACAGAGAAAAAAGACACGAGAAATACGTACAAGTCATTGATTTATTGGATTTTAAGGTAAAATTCCAATCGAACTGACATCACGCAATTTGCAGAAGGTCTAAAAAACCGCTTTTCAAGAGTATTACTATATGCTCATAGTGTCCCCGTCACGCTGTCATCATCTCTGGGAGGATAAGATGAGAAAAGCTCTTGCGGCATTCACTGTCGCCGTTTCCGCATGCCTTGCATCCAGTGTTTCCGCACAATCGCTTACCGTCGGCTTCTCGCAGATCGGCTCGGAATCCGGCTGGCGCGCGGCTGAAACCACCGTCACCAAACAGCAGGCCGAAAAGCGCGGCGTCACGCTGAAATTCGCCGACGCACAGCAGAAGCAGGAAAACCAGATCAAGGCCGTCCGTGGCTTCATCGCGCAGGGTGTCGACGCGATCCTGATCGCGCCTGTGGTCGCCACCGGCTGGGACGCGGTGCTGAAGGAAGCCAAGGAAGAAAAAATCCCCGTCATCCTGCTCGACCGCCAGATCGAGGCGCCGGATGATCTTTACCTGACCGCCGTAACCTCCGATCAGGTGCACGAAGGCAAGGTGGCCGGCGACTGGCTGGTCAAGGATGTCGGCTCCAAGGACTGCAAGGTGGTGGAACTGCAGGGCACGACCGGCTCCTCACCCGCCATCAACCGCAAGAAGGGTTTCGAGCAGGCCATCGAATCCCACAAGAACATCAAGATCGTGCGCTCGCAGACGGGTGACTTCACCCGCACCAAGGGCAAGGAAGTGATGGAAAGCTTCATCAAGGCCGAAGGCGGCGGCAAGGATATCTGTGCCGTCTACGCCCACAATGACGACATGGCCGTCGGCGCGATCCAGGCGATCAAGGAAGCCGGCCTGAAGCCCGGAACCGACATCAAGATCGTCTCCATCGACGCCGTGCCCGACATCTTCAAGGCCATGGCGGATGGCGAGGCCAATGCGACGGTGGAACTGACACCCGACATGGCAGGCCCCGCTTTTGACGCGCTCGAAGCCTATCTGAAGGACAAGAAGGAACCGCCGAAGTGGATCCAGACGGAATCCAAGCTTTATACGGCATCCGATGATCCGATGAAGGTCTACGAGGCGAAGAAGGGCCTGGGGTACTGAGCCCTGTCTTGTGAGGGACGGCAGCAGGAGCTGCGCCGTTTCTTTCGGCCGTTAAAGCCCGATACTGAATGATTTTATGGAGCGAGCGGGTGCGGCCTGCTTCTTCTCCCCGCCGGGGAGAAGGTCGCGGCAGCGGGATGAGGGGGCAACGGTAGCGATAGACCGAGAGCTAGCCCCCTCATCCGACCCTTCGGGCCACCTTCTCCCCGGCGGGGAGAAGAAACAAGCGGCACCCGCTCGCTTCATGCGATCACTCTGCGCCCTTATGGCGAGACCCATTTCGATACGGAACTGCTCAATGTCCGAAACGGCACCACTTCTGGAAGCACACGCCATCGGCAAATCCTTTCTCGGGATCACGGCGCTTGATGGCGTCGATTTTTCGCTCGGGCATGGTGAAATCCATGCGCTGCTCGGCGAAAACGGCGCGGGCAAATCGACGCTGATCAAGATCTTGACCGGGGTTTATCACCGCGACAGCGGTTCGATCTTTCTGGAAGGTAGCGAAATCTCGCCCACCAATGTCGGCGAGGCGCAGGCGCTGGGCATCGGCACTGTCTATCAGGAAGTGAACCTTCTCGAAAACCTGACAGTTGCCGAAAACCTGTTTCTCGGCCGCCAGCCGCGCCGCTTCGGGCTGATCGACCGCAGCACGATGCAGAAGAATTCGCAGGTGCTGCTTGCCCAATACGGACTTTCCATCGACGTCAACGCACTGCTTTCCAGCTATTCCGTCGCCATCCGCCAGATCATCGCCATTGCCCGCGCAGTCGATCTTTCCGGCAAGGTGCTGGTGCTGGACGAACCCACCGCCAGCCTTGATGCCCATGAGGTCGAGATGCTGTTCGGCGTCTTGAGAAACCTGCGCGCACGCGGCATCGGCATCGTCATCATCACCCACTTCCTCAATCAGGTCTATGACATAGCCGACCGGGTGACGGTGCTGCGCAACGGCCGTCTTGTCGGCACCCGCGATATCGGCAGCCTGCCCCGTTCCGAACTGATCTCGATGATGCTCGGCCGCGAGCTTCAGCACATCACCCATGAACATCAGGCGACAGAAGATACGGTTGCCGAGGGCGAGCCGCCGATCCGGTTCGAAGGTTACGGCAAACGCGGCAGCATCGCCCCCTTCGATCTCGGCATCCGCCCCGGCGAAATCGTCGGTGTCGCCGGGCTGCTCGGTTCTGGCCGGACGGAAACAGCCTTCCTGCTGTTCGGCATCGACCGGCCGGATACCGGAAAGGCTGTCATCGACGGCCAGACGGTGGCGATTTCTTCGCCGGAAGCCGCCATCACCGCCGGTTTCGGCTTCTGTCCGGAAGAGCGCAAGACCGATGGCATCATCGGCGACTTTTCCGTCACCGACAATATCGCGCTGGCGCTTCAGGCACGGCAGGGCTGGGCCCGGCCACTGTCGCGCCGGCAGAAAGCGGAACTGGCCGAAAGCTTCATCAAGTCGCTGGATATCCGCCCGGCCGATCCCAACCGGCCGATCAAATTCCTGTCCGGCGGCAACCAGCAGAAGGCCATTCTGGCGCGCTGGCTCGCCACCCACCCCCGTCTGCTGATCCTCGACGAACCGACACGCGGCATCGATATCGGCGCGCATGCGGAAATCCTGAAAATGATCGAAAAACTCTGCAGCGAAGGCATGTCGCTCGTCGTCATCTCTTCGGAACTGGAAGAACTCACCGCCGTCGCACACCGTGTCGTCGTGCTTTCAGACCGCCGTCATGTCAGCGAGTTGAAGGGCGGTGACGTGACCGCCGACAACATCATGCGGGCGATTGCCGATGCGGCAAAAACGGAGGCGGCATGATGGCAGCAGTGACACGACGCCTGAAAAGAATTGCTCCGCAGCTTGCCGCGCTCTTCATCATTCTGGCAGCGATAACAATCCTTTCGCCGGGTTTCCTGCATGTCTCGTTCCAGAACGGCAGGCTCTATGGCAGTCTGGTGGATATTCTCGTGCGTGCCGCACCGGTCGCGCTTTTGACCATCGGCATGACGCTGGTCATCGCCACCAAGGGCATCGACCTTTCCATTGGCGCCGTCATCGCCATCTGCGGCGCGGTCGCGGCCACGCTCATCAGCAATGGCCATTCCATTCCCTCGGTCATCGTCATCTCGCTTGCCGTGGGCATTGCCTGCGGGTTGTGGAACGGCGTGCTGGTCGCCCTTCTCGACATACAGCCGATCATCGCCACGCTGATCCTGATGGTGGCGGGTCGCGGCATCGCCCAGCTCATCACCGAAGGCGTCATTCTCACCTTCAACAATGACAGCTTTTCCGCCATCGGTTCCGGCTCGTTCGCAGGCATTCCGCTGCCGGTCATCATCTGGGTTGCGGCGGCCCTGTTGATCGGCCTTCTGGTGCGCAAGAGCGCGCTCGGTTTCCTGATCGAGGCGACCGGCATCAATCGCCGCGCCGCAGCGCTGGCCGGGGTGCGGGCCCGCTTCCTGCTGTTCTTCGTTTATGCGGTTTCCGGCCTTTGCGCGGCCATCGCCGGCATGATCGTCACCGCCGATATTCGCGGCGCGGATGCCAACAACGCCGGGCTGTGGCTGGAGCTCGACGCGATCCTTGCGGTGGTCATCGGCGGCACCTCGCTGAATGGCGGGCGCTTTTCCATCACCGCCTCGCTGATCGGCGCGCTGATCATCCAGACCATCAATACCGGCATTCTCGTCTCGGGCTTCCCGCCGGAATTCAACCTCATCATCAAGGCTGGCATCATCATGGTGGTGCTGACGCTGCAATCGCCGGCGATCATGGCCGTCCTCGGTTTCGTGAAAGCGCCGAAGCCCCACGTCAAACCGGCGGCCACCAATGGCATGACCAAGGAAGGAACCGCGCGATGATCCACAGCCGCAACCTGCCCTTCCTCACCACGCTGACGATCTTCGTGATCGCCTATCTTCTCTGCGTGCTGCAATATCCGGCGATCCTGTCGACACGGGTGATCGGCAATCTCTTGACCGACAATGCCTTCCTCGGCATCGCGGCCGTCGGCATGACCTTCGTCATCCTGTCGGGCGGCATCGATCTTTCCATCGGTTCTGTCATCGCCTTTACCAGCGTCTTCGTCGCCGTCATGGTCGGCACCTATAACATCCATCCGCTGCTGGCCTTCACCATCGTGCTGGTGGTCTCGACGCTGTTCGGCTGCCTGATGGGGGCGATGATCCGTTTCCTGTCCATCCCGCCCTTCGTGGTGACGCTGGCCGGCATGTTTTTGGCGCGCGGCGCGGCTTACCTTATCTCCACCCAGTCAGTGCCGATCTCGCATCCGTTCATCGATGCGATACAGGGCTTTTATTACCGCTTCCCGGGCGGCGGCAGGCTGACGGCGCTCGCCATGCTGATGCTTCTCGTCTTTGCCGCCGGCATGCTGATCGCCAGCCGCACCCGCTTCGGCGCGAATATCTATGCGCTGGGCGGCAACCCGCAATCGGCGGAGCTGATGGGCGTGCCGATCGGCGCAACGACCATCGGCATTTATGCGCTGTCCGGCTTTCTCTCCGGCCTCGCCGGCATCGTCTATACGCTCTACACCTCGTCGGGCTATTCGCTGGCGACGGTGGGCGTTGAACTCGACGCTATCGCCGCGGTGGTGATCGGCGGAACCTTGCTAACTGGCGGCACGGGGCTGGTGGCAGGCACCTTCATCGGGCTCCTGATCCAGGGCTTGATCCAGACCTACATCGTTTTTGACGGGACGCTTTCCTCCTGGTGGACGAAAATCGTCATCGGTGTGCTGCTTTTCGTCTTCATCGTGTTGCAGCGCGCAATCATCTGGTATTCAAACAGGAGACTGGCCGGGCCACATCCGGCATAACCACCAAGGGAGGCTTGCTTGGGGCTGCTCGAAACGACGATAAGCGGGCGAAAACGCCGGAACAGCCACGCCCATGTGGTCTCCGAACTCGGCAGCGCCATCGTCTCGGGCAGAATTGCCGAAGGCTCCCTGCTGCCCAATGACGCCGAACTTTCTATGCGCTTCGGCGTCTCGCGCACCGTGCTGCGCGAAACCATGAAGACGCTGGCGGCGAAGCGGCTGGTGGAACCGAAAGCAAAGGTCGGCACCCGCGTTCTCGACCGCTCAAGCTGGAATTTCTTCGATCCCGACGTGCTCGGCTGGCGCTGCGAAGCAGGCATAGACGAGGAGTTCGTTACGCATCTGGCAGAAATCCGTCTGGCGCTGGAGCCGGCAGCGGCAGCAGCAGCGGCCCTGCAGGCCTCCAATGACGATATTGTTTCGCTTTACGTCATCGCTGCAAAGTTCGACAATCCAAAACATACGCCGGAAAGTATCGCCAAGGTCGATCTCGAATTCCACCTTGCCGTGGCGCATATGTCCGGCAACCCCTTCATGCGCTCGGCAAGCGGGCTGATTGAAGCGGCACTCGCCATTTCCTTCCAGCTTTCGTCACCTGCCGCCTCACCCGGCACCATCGCCGAAATTGCGTCGAACCATCTGCGCATCGTCCACGCCATTGCCGCACGTGATGCGGATGCCGCCGTCAAAGCCATGCGCCACGTGATCGAGGTGGGCAAGGACCGGACGCAGAAGGCGATCAAGGCGCCCTGAAGAGGCTGCCCTCCCCTGTCTTCTGAAACGAAGAACGGGCCGCAACATCCTGAAGACAATCAGAGAAAATTCAGCGTCACCAGCGCCAGCAAGAGGTAGCGCCCGACCTTGGCGATGGTGACCAGCAGCAAAAAGACCGGCAGTGGCTCTTTCATGATGCCGGCCGCAACCGTCAGCGGATCGCCGATCAGCGGCGCCCAGCTTAACAGCAGCGACCACCGGCCATAACGCCGATACCAGTTCTGGGAACGTTGCAGCGCGGCCTCGCCAACGGGAAACCAGCGCTTATGCCGGAAGCCTTCAATGCCACGGCCAAGCAGCCAGTTGACGAAGGAGCCGGCGACATTGCCGGCACTGGCGACGACCACCAGCAGCCAGACAGGCTGCGACTTCATGAGGATTAGACCGGCCAGCGCCGCCTCCGACTGCATGGGCAGAATGGTCGCCGCCACAAAGGCCGTCAGAAACAAACCCGCATATACCGCCAGATCGGCCATTTTCCGCCCTTCATCACCAGCGAATCCCGCCGTGGCCCCTGAAGTGCCGGATGATGGCGCGCACCGTCAAGCACGCCCTGATATCACCGATCCAATATCAGGCCGAATTCTCCGCAATTGCGCGCACAATATCGTCATGATCCACCTCCAGCAGCGCCTTGTGGATGGACAATTGCCTGATATCACCGGATGCCGACAGGATGACGATCACCGTTTCGCGTGGCGGGCAATCCGGCAGGGCGCAGGACAGTTCGCTGACGGTAACGATGTCATCGGCATGCAGATTTAACAGGTTGCGCGCCCATTGTTTCAGAATCCGGGCCTGCGAGA
This window harbors:
- a CDS encoding IlvD/Edd family dehydratase, producing the protein MTKSDNLPATLGKLRSRAWFDNPANADMTALYLERYMNFGLSQAELQSDRPIIGIAQTGSDLSPCNRHHLELANRLREGIREAGGIAIEFPVHPIQETGKRPTAGLDRNLAYLGLVEVLYGYPLDGVVLTIGCDKTTPACLMAAATVNIPAIALSVGPMLNGWFRGERTGSGTIVWKARELLAKGEIDYQGFVKLVASSAPSTGYCNTMGTATTMNSLAEALGMQLPGSAAIPAPYRDRQEVSYLTGLRIVEMVKEDLKPSDIMTKDAFINAIRVNSAIGGSTNAPIHLNGLARHVGVELTVDDWQTYGEDVPLLVNLQPAGEYLGEDYYHAGGVPAVVNQLMTQGLIMEDAMTVNGKTIGDNCRGAIIEDEKVIRPYEQPLKERAGFRVLRGNLFSSAIMKTSVISEEFRNRYLSNPDDPEAFEGRAVVFDGPEDYHHRIDDPSLGIDASTVLFMRGAGPIGYPGAAEVVNMRAPDYLLKQGVSSLPCIGDGRQSGTSGSPSILNASPEAAAGGGLAILQTGDRVRIDVGRGKADILISGEELAKRYEALSAEGGYKFPDHQTPWQEIQRGIVSQMETGAVLEPAVKYQRIAQTKGLPRDNH
- the ytfQ gene encoding galactofuranose ABC transporter, galactofuranose-binding protein YtfQ, whose protein sequence is MRKALAAFTVAVSACLASSVSAQSLTVGFSQIGSESGWRAAETTVTKQQAEKRGVTLKFADAQQKQENQIKAVRGFIAQGVDAILIAPVVATGWDAVLKEAKEEKIPVILLDRQIEAPDDLYLTAVTSDQVHEGKVAGDWLVKDVGSKDCKVVELQGTTGSSPAINRKKGFEQAIESHKNIKIVRSQTGDFTRTKGKEVMESFIKAEGGGKDICAVYAHNDDMAVGAIQAIKEAGLKPGTDIKIVSIDAVPDIFKAMADGEANATVELTPDMAGPAFDALEAYLKDKKEPPKWIQTESKLYTASDDPMKVYEAKKGLGY
- a CDS encoding sugar ABC transporter ATP-binding protein codes for the protein MSETAPLLEAHAIGKSFLGITALDGVDFSLGHGEIHALLGENGAGKSTLIKILTGVYHRDSGSIFLEGSEISPTNVGEAQALGIGTVYQEVNLLENLTVAENLFLGRQPRRFGLIDRSTMQKNSQVLLAQYGLSIDVNALLSSYSVAIRQIIAIARAVDLSGKVLVLDEPTASLDAHEVEMLFGVLRNLRARGIGIVIITHFLNQVYDIADRVTVLRNGRLVGTRDIGSLPRSELISMMLGRELQHITHEHQATEDTVAEGEPPIRFEGYGKRGSIAPFDLGIRPGEIVGVAGLLGSGRTETAFLLFGIDRPDTGKAVIDGQTVAISSPEAAITAGFGFCPEERKTDGIIGDFSVTDNIALALQARQGWARPLSRRQKAELAESFIKSLDIRPADPNRPIKFLSGGNQQKAILARWLATHPRLLILDEPTRGIDIGAHAEILKMIEKLCSEGMSLVVISSELEELTAVAHRVVVLSDRRHVSELKGGDVTADNIMRAIADAAKTEAA
- a CDS encoding ABC transporter permease produces the protein MAAVTRRLKRIAPQLAALFIILAAITILSPGFLHVSFQNGRLYGSLVDILVRAAPVALLTIGMTLVIATKGIDLSIGAVIAICGAVAATLISNGHSIPSVIVISLAVGIACGLWNGVLVALLDIQPIIATLILMVAGRGIAQLITEGVILTFNNDSFSAIGSGSFAGIPLPVIIWVAAALLIGLLVRKSALGFLIEATGINRRAAALAGVRARFLLFFVYAVSGLCAAIAGMIVTADIRGADANNAGLWLELDAILAVVIGGTSLNGGRFSITASLIGALIIQTINTGILVSGFPPEFNLIIKAGIIMVVLTLQSPAIMAVLGFVKAPKPHVKPAATNGMTKEGTAR
- the yjfF gene encoding galactofuranose ABC transporter, permease protein YjfF, whose product is MIHSRNLPFLTTLTIFVIAYLLCVLQYPAILSTRVIGNLLTDNAFLGIAAVGMTFVILSGGIDLSIGSVIAFTSVFVAVMVGTYNIHPLLAFTIVLVVSTLFGCLMGAMIRFLSIPPFVVTLAGMFLARGAAYLISTQSVPISHPFIDAIQGFYYRFPGGGRLTALAMLMLLVFAAGMLIASRTRFGANIYALGGNPQSAELMGVPIGATTIGIYALSGFLSGLAGIVYTLYTSSGYSLATVGVELDAIAAVVIGGTLLTGGTGLVAGTFIGLLIQGLIQTYIVFDGTLSSWWTKIVIGVLLFVFIVLQRAIIWYSNRRLAGPHPA
- a CDS encoding FadR/GntR family transcriptional regulator produces the protein MGLLETTISGRKRRNSHAHVVSELGSAIVSGRIAEGSLLPNDAELSMRFGVSRTVLRETMKTLAAKRLVEPKAKVGTRVLDRSSWNFFDPDVLGWRCEAGIDEEFVTHLAEIRLALEPAAAAAAALQASNDDIVSLYVIAAKFDNPKHTPESIAKVDLEFHLAVAHMSGNPFMRSASGLIEAALAISFQLSSPAASPGTIAEIASNHLRIVHAIAARDADAAVKAMRHVIEVGKDRTQKAIKAP
- a CDS encoding YqaA family protein, which gives rise to MADLAVYAGLFLTAFVAATILPMQSEAALAGLILMKSQPVWLLVVVASAGNVAGSFVNWLLGRGIEGFRHKRWFPVGEAALQRSQNWYRRYGRWSLLLSWAPLIGDPLTVAAGIMKEPLPVFLLLVTIAKVGRYLLLALVTLNFL